The following coding sequences lie in one Myxococcales bacterium genomic window:
- a CDS encoding B12-binding domain-containing radical SAM protein — MKLALIYPPFYAKSFNENLPTVDDEFGLFPHIGFGWAARGAKAAGWQVRLWDAPAEKKSLERVLSEVEAWGPDLLGFSAHACQTIRDLYAWSVPFKQRLRLPMLAGGYEAKVYPHEIMRAGGFDFLCGAEGHEFLPDFLPAFERGRGYERVPDLFFESGGELKHTLPGRRTRFSEYPTPDRSIFDNRLYYSHISQRKSFTIGMSEVGCPYPCTFCCMRQSGFDARSAEQVVNEMEECLALGIHEIDWFDPLMLHDRQRALDIAREVKRRRLDVIWSCRSRVDSLTFHSSNKPPDTELIRALAEGGCRRIYFGIESGDDDVLKEMMKGQAASTELGRCLAEVREAGIMALGFFILGAPGDTPASVKRTVDLSLSLPLAYAQYQIAVIKPHTELERRHVVEELGVDYWREYVAGRIAEHLLPTPWTELPRAELERMARTAYLRFYSRPGYALGMLKRVQSVEELKRYARVGLQLALRPLRPAAMTSVVQRAGRAALAFAEAALTLASPGARHTVFARGGGLGGALDLASEEAARKASDPMLTRERVATLGLSAPAADIPNRYRTFFETLTERAPAILGRARRAEGG, encoded by the coding sequence TTGAAGCTCGCCCTGATTTATCCTCCGTTTTACGCCAAGTCGTTCAACGAGAACTTGCCGACCGTCGACGACGAGTTCGGTTTGTTCCCGCACATCGGCTTCGGCTGGGCGGCGCGCGGCGCAAAGGCGGCGGGCTGGCAGGTGCGCCTGTGGGACGCGCCAGCCGAGAAGAAGTCGCTCGAACGCGTGCTCAGCGAGGTCGAGGCGTGGGGGCCGGATCTGTTGGGGTTCTCGGCGCACGCCTGCCAGACGATCCGAGATCTGTACGCGTGGTCGGTGCCATTCAAGCAGCGCCTGCGCCTACCCATGCTCGCGGGTGGCTACGAAGCGAAGGTCTACCCACACGAGATCATGCGCGCCGGCGGATTCGACTTCTTGTGCGGCGCCGAGGGGCACGAGTTCTTGCCCGACTTCTTGCCGGCGTTCGAGCGCGGCCGCGGCTACGAGCGGGTTCCCGATCTGTTCTTCGAGAGCGGGGGCGAGCTGAAACACACGCTGCCGGGTCGGCGCACGCGGTTTTCCGAGTACCCAACCCCGGACCGCAGCATCTTCGACAACCGCCTCTACTACTCACACATCTCGCAGCGAAAGAGCTTCACCATCGGCATGAGCGAGGTCGGCTGCCCCTACCCGTGCACGTTCTGCTGCATGCGGCAGAGCGGCTTCGACGCGCGCTCGGCAGAGCAGGTCGTGAACGAGATGGAGGAATGTCTGGCCCTCGGCATTCACGAGATCGACTGGTTCGACCCGCTGATGTTGCACGATCGTCAGCGAGCCCTCGACATCGCACGGGAGGTCAAGCGGCGACGCCTGGACGTGATCTGGTCGTGCCGGTCGCGGGTCGACTCGCTGACCTTTCACAGCTCGAACAAACCGCCGGACACCGAGCTGATCCGGGCGCTCGCCGAGGGCGGCTGTCGGCGCATCTACTTCGGCATCGAGAGTGGCGACGACGACGTGCTGAAGGAGATGATGAAGGGGCAGGCCGCCTCGACCGAGCTGGGTCGATGCCTGGCGGAGGTGCGCGAGGCCGGTATCATGGCGCTCGGGTTCTTCATTCTGGGCGCGCCCGGCGACACACCGGCGAGCGTGAAACGCACGGTCGACCTCTCGCTCTCGTTGCCGCTCGCGTACGCGCAGTATCAGATTGCGGTCATCAAACCGCACACGGAGCTCGAGCGGCGGCACGTGGTCGAGGAGCTCGGCGTCGACTACTGGCGTGAGTACGTGGCGGGACGCATCGCTGAGCACCTGCTGCCGACGCCTTGGACCGAGTTGCCGCGAGCGGAGCTCGAGCGCATGGCCCGCACGGCGTACCTGCGGTTCTATTCGCGACCCGGGTACGCGCTCGGCATGTTGAAGCGGGTGCAGAGTGTCGAGGAGCTGAAGCGGTATGCGCGGGTGGGCCTTCAGCTTGCGCTGAGGCCGCTGCGGCCTGCGGCGATGACCTCGGTCGTGCAGCGTGCTGGGCGGGCGGCGTTAGCGTTTGCCGAGGCGGCGCTCACACTCGCGAGCCCTGGCGCGCGGCACACCGTGTTCGCGCGGGGCGGCGGGCTCGGCGGCGCGCTCGACCTCGCGAGCGAGGAGGCCGCGCGCAAGGCGAGCGATCCGATGTTGACGCGGGAGCGGGTGGCCACGCTGGGGCTATCAGCGCCTGCGGCCGACATCCCCAATCGGTACCGCACGTTCTTCGAGACGCTCACGGAGCGCGCCCCGGCTATTTTGGGCCGCGCGCGGAGGGCGGAAGGCGGATGA